One Salvelinus fontinalis isolate EN_2023a chromosome 11, ASM2944872v1, whole genome shotgun sequence DNA window includes the following coding sequences:
- the LOC129865172 gene encoding muskelin isoform X1 — MAVVPENRVLSFSVFKWSSYSSTYLPENILMDKPNDQSSRWSSESNYPPQYLMLKMERPAIVQSITFGKYEKTHVCNLKKFKVFGGMSEENMTELLSSGLKNDYNKETFTLKHKIDEQMFPCRFVKIVPLMSWGPSFNFSIWYIELHGIEEPDVVQPCLNWYSKYREQEAIRLCLKHFRQHNYTEAFESLQKKTRIALEHQMLTHLHDRLVLRGDFDACEELIDKAVKDGLFNQYISQQEYKPRWSQIIPKSNKGTTAQEPSPDDMNSETNYSSNEDDNRPGMRGGHQMVIDVQTETVYLFGGWDGTQDLADFWAYSVQENQWVCISRDTEKESGPSARSCHKMCIDSQRRQIYTLGRYLDSSVRNSKSLKSDFYRYDVDANTWTLLSEDTSADGGPKLVFDHQMCMDSEKHMIYTFGGRILMCNGSVEDSRTSEPQFSGLYAFHCQAGTWSLLREDSCNAGPEDVQSRIGHCMLFHTRNRCLYVFGGQRSKTYLNDFFSYDVDGDHVEIISDGTKKDSGMVPMTGFTQRATIDPELNEIHVLSGLSKDKDKREENVRNSFWIYDIARNNWSCVYKNDQAVKENPSKALQEEEPCPRFAHQLVYDEMHKVHYLFGGNPGKSCSPKMRLDDFWSLKLCRPSKEYLLRHCRYLIRKYRFEEKAQSEPLNALKYLQNDLSLTVDHTNPDETKEFQLLPSALFKSSSDFIPLGFSDVDQTYAQRTQLFDTLVNFFPDSMTPPKGNLVDLITL, encoded by the exons ATGGCGGTCGTTCCAGAGAACAGAGTCCTCTCCTTCAGTGTTTTTAAATGGAGCTCTTATTCCTCCACATATTTACCAGA AAACATCTTGATGGACAAACCCAATGACCAGTCCTCCAGGTGGTCGTCTGAGAGCAACTACCCTCCACAG TACTTAATGTTGAAAATGGAAAGGCCAGCGATCGTTCAAAGCATCACCTTTGGGAAGTATGAGAAGACTCACGTGTGCAACCTGAAGAAGTTCAAAGTGTTTGGTGGGATGAGTGAAGAGAACATGACAGAACTCCTGTCCAG TGGCCTGAAGAATGACTACAACAAGGAGACCTTCACCTTGAAACACAAGATCGACGAACAGATGTTTCCCTGCAGATTTGTTAAAATAG tgCCTCTGATGTCTTGGGGGCCCAGTTTTAACTTCAGTATCTGGTACATTGAGCTGCATGGCATAGAGGAACCTGACGTAGTGCAGCCCTGCCTTAACTGGTACAGCAAG TACCGGGAACAGGAAGCGATCCGCCTGTGCCTGAAGCACTTCCGGCAGCATAACTACACAGAAGCCTTTGAGTCGCTGCAGAAGAAGACACGCATCGCGTTGGAACACCAAATGCTGACACACCTCCACGACCGCCTGGTACTCCGTGGAGACTTTGATGCCTGTGAGGAGCTCATCGACAAAGCTGTCAAAG ACGGTTTGTTTAACCAGTACATCAGCCAGCAAGAGTACAAGCCAAGATGGAGTCAGATCATCCCCAAGAGTAACAAAGGTACAACCGCCCAAGAGCCAAGCCCAGATGACATGAACAGTGAGACAAACTATTCAA GTAATGAGGATGACAACAGACCAGGGATGAGGGGAGGTCATCAGATGGTCATCGACGTTCAGACAG AGACGGTGTATCTTTTTGGGGGCTGGGACGGCACACAGGACCTGGCTGACTTCTGGGCCTACAGTGTTCAGGAGAACCAGTGGGTCTGCATCtccagagacacagagaaggag AGTGGTCCCAGTGCGCGGTCCTGTCACAAGATGTGCATCGACAGTCAGCGGCGGCAGATCTACACACTCGGCCGCTACCTAGACTCCAGCGTCAGGAACAGCAAGTCTCTGAAGAGTGACTTCTATCGATACGACGTCGACGCCAACACCTGGACACTACTCAGCGAGGACACGTCAGCCGACGGCGGGCCCAAGCTCGTCTTTGACCACCAG ATGTGTATGGACTCGGAGAAGCACATGATCTATACGTTTGGTGGTCGGATTCTGATGTGTAACGGCAGTGTGGAGGACAGCAGGACGTCCGAGCCCCAGTTCAGCGGGCTGTATGCCTTCCACTGCCAGGCCGGAACCTGGAGCCTGCTCAGGGAAGACTCCTGCAACGCTGGGCCTGAGGATGTCCAGTCACGCATTGGACACTGCATGCTCTTCCACACT aGAAATCGTTGTCTGTATGTGTtcggaggtcagaggtcaaagacGTACCTGAATGACTTCTTCAGCTATGACGTGGACGGAGACCATGTGGAGATCATCTCAGACGGAACCAAGAAGGACTCCGGCATGG TGCCGATGACGGGCTTCACCCAGAGGGCCACCATAGACCCCGAGCTGAATGAGATCCACGTCCTGTCTGGCCTCAGCAAGGACAAGGACAAACGAGAGGAGAACGTCCGTAACTCCTTCTGGATCTATGACATCGCACGCAACAACTG GTCGTGTGTGTATAAGAATGACCAGGCGGTGAAGGAGAACCCCAGTAAGGCTCTGCAGGAGGAGGAGCCCTGTCCACGCTTCGCACACCAGCTGGTCTACGACGAAATGCacaag GTGCACTACCTGTTTGGAGGGAACCCAGGGAAGTCGTGCTCTCCTAAGATGCGTCTGGATGACTTCTGGTCCCTCAAGCTGTGTCGCCCCTCCAAGGAGTACCTGCTCCGACACTGCAGATACCTAATCAGGAAGTACAG gttTGAAGAGAAGGCCCAGTCGGAGCCTCTGAATGCTCTGAAGTACCTGCAGAACGACCTCTCTCTGACCGTGGACCACACCAACCCTGACGAGACCAAAGAG TTCCAGCTCCTGCCCTCGGCTCTCTTCAAGTCCAGCTCTGACTTCATCCCTCTGG gtTTCTCAGACGTGGACCAGACGTATGCCCAGCGCACGCAGCTCTTCGACACGCTCGTCAACTTCTTCCCGGACAGCATGACCCCGCCCAAGGGTAACCTCGTTGACCTCATCACACTCTAG
- the LOC129865172 gene encoding muskelin isoform X3 — MAVVPENRVLSFSVFKWSSYSSTYLPENILMDKPNDQSSRWSSESNYPPQYLMLKMERPAIVQSITFGKYEKTHVCNLKKFKVFGGMSEENMTELLSSGLKNDYNKETFTLKHKIDEQMFPCRFVKIVPLMSWGPSFNFSIWYIELHGIEEPDVVQPCLNWYSKYREQEAIRLCLKHFRQHNYTEAFESLQKKTRIALEHQMLTHLHDRLVLRGDFDACEELIDKAVKDGLFNQYISQQEYKPRWSQIIPKSNKGNEDDNRPGMRGGHQMVIDVQTETVYLFGGWDGTQDLADFWAYSVQENQWVCISRDTEKESGPSARSCHKMCIDSQRRQIYTLGRYLDSSVRNSKSLKSDFYRYDVDANTWTLLSEDTSADGGPKLVFDHQMCMDSEKHMIYTFGGRILMCNGSVEDSRTSEPQFSGLYAFHCQAGTWSLLREDSCNAGPEDVQSRIGHCMLFHTRNRCLYVFGGQRSKTYLNDFFSYDVDGDHVEIISDGTKKDSGMVPMTGFTQRATIDPELNEIHVLSGLSKDKDKREENVRNSFWIYDIARNNWSCVYKNDQAVKENPSKALQEEEPCPRFAHQLVYDEMHKVHYLFGGNPGKSCSPKMRLDDFWSLKLCRPSKEYLLRHCRYLIRKYRFEEKAQSEPLNALKYLQNDLSLTVDHTNPDETKEFQLLPSALFKSSSDFIPLGFSDVDQTYAQRTQLFDTLVNFFPDSMTPPKGNLVDLITL; from the exons ATGGCGGTCGTTCCAGAGAACAGAGTCCTCTCCTTCAGTGTTTTTAAATGGAGCTCTTATTCCTCCACATATTTACCAGA AAACATCTTGATGGACAAACCCAATGACCAGTCCTCCAGGTGGTCGTCTGAGAGCAACTACCCTCCACAG TACTTAATGTTGAAAATGGAAAGGCCAGCGATCGTTCAAAGCATCACCTTTGGGAAGTATGAGAAGACTCACGTGTGCAACCTGAAGAAGTTCAAAGTGTTTGGTGGGATGAGTGAAGAGAACATGACAGAACTCCTGTCCAG TGGCCTGAAGAATGACTACAACAAGGAGACCTTCACCTTGAAACACAAGATCGACGAACAGATGTTTCCCTGCAGATTTGTTAAAATAG tgCCTCTGATGTCTTGGGGGCCCAGTTTTAACTTCAGTATCTGGTACATTGAGCTGCATGGCATAGAGGAACCTGACGTAGTGCAGCCCTGCCTTAACTGGTACAGCAAG TACCGGGAACAGGAAGCGATCCGCCTGTGCCTGAAGCACTTCCGGCAGCATAACTACACAGAAGCCTTTGAGTCGCTGCAGAAGAAGACACGCATCGCGTTGGAACACCAAATGCTGACACACCTCCACGACCGCCTGGTACTCCGTGGAGACTTTGATGCCTGTGAGGAGCTCATCGACAAAGCTGTCAAAG ACGGTTTGTTTAACCAGTACATCAGCCAGCAAGAGTACAAGCCAAGATGGAGTCAGATCATCCCCAAGAGTAACAAAG GTAATGAGGATGACAACAGACCAGGGATGAGGGGAGGTCATCAGATGGTCATCGACGTTCAGACAG AGACGGTGTATCTTTTTGGGGGCTGGGACGGCACACAGGACCTGGCTGACTTCTGGGCCTACAGTGTTCAGGAGAACCAGTGGGTCTGCATCtccagagacacagagaaggag AGTGGTCCCAGTGCGCGGTCCTGTCACAAGATGTGCATCGACAGTCAGCGGCGGCAGATCTACACACTCGGCCGCTACCTAGACTCCAGCGTCAGGAACAGCAAGTCTCTGAAGAGTGACTTCTATCGATACGACGTCGACGCCAACACCTGGACACTACTCAGCGAGGACACGTCAGCCGACGGCGGGCCCAAGCTCGTCTTTGACCACCAG ATGTGTATGGACTCGGAGAAGCACATGATCTATACGTTTGGTGGTCGGATTCTGATGTGTAACGGCAGTGTGGAGGACAGCAGGACGTCCGAGCCCCAGTTCAGCGGGCTGTATGCCTTCCACTGCCAGGCCGGAACCTGGAGCCTGCTCAGGGAAGACTCCTGCAACGCTGGGCCTGAGGATGTCCAGTCACGCATTGGACACTGCATGCTCTTCCACACT aGAAATCGTTGTCTGTATGTGTtcggaggtcagaggtcaaagacGTACCTGAATGACTTCTTCAGCTATGACGTGGACGGAGACCATGTGGAGATCATCTCAGACGGAACCAAGAAGGACTCCGGCATGG TGCCGATGACGGGCTTCACCCAGAGGGCCACCATAGACCCCGAGCTGAATGAGATCCACGTCCTGTCTGGCCTCAGCAAGGACAAGGACAAACGAGAGGAGAACGTCCGTAACTCCTTCTGGATCTATGACATCGCACGCAACAACTG GTCGTGTGTGTATAAGAATGACCAGGCGGTGAAGGAGAACCCCAGTAAGGCTCTGCAGGAGGAGGAGCCCTGTCCACGCTTCGCACACCAGCTGGTCTACGACGAAATGCacaag GTGCACTACCTGTTTGGAGGGAACCCAGGGAAGTCGTGCTCTCCTAAGATGCGTCTGGATGACTTCTGGTCCCTCAAGCTGTGTCGCCCCTCCAAGGAGTACCTGCTCCGACACTGCAGATACCTAATCAGGAAGTACAG gttTGAAGAGAAGGCCCAGTCGGAGCCTCTGAATGCTCTGAAGTACCTGCAGAACGACCTCTCTCTGACCGTGGACCACACCAACCCTGACGAGACCAAAGAG TTCCAGCTCCTGCCCTCGGCTCTCTTCAAGTCCAGCTCTGACTTCATCCCTCTGG gtTTCTCAGACGTGGACCAGACGTATGCCCAGCGCACGCAGCTCTTCGACACGCTCGTCAACTTCTTCCCGGACAGCATGACCCCGCCCAAGGGTAACCTCGTTGACCTCATCACACTCTAG
- the LOC129865172 gene encoding muskelin isoform X2 — MAVVPENRVLSFSVFKWSSYSSTYLPENILMDKPNDQSSRWSSESNYPPQYLMLKMERPAIVQSITFGKYEKTHVCNLKKFKVFGGMSEENMTELLSSGLKNDYNKETFTLKHKIDEQMFPCRFVKIVPLMSWGPSFNFSIWYIELHGIEEPDVVQPCLNWYSKYREQEAIRLCLKHFRQHNYTEAFESLQKKTRIALEHQMLTHLHDRLVLRGDFDACEELIDKAVKDGLFNQYISQQEYKPRWSQIIPKSNKGTTAQEPSPDDMNSNEDDNRPGMRGGHQMVIDVQTETVYLFGGWDGTQDLADFWAYSVQENQWVCISRDTEKESGPSARSCHKMCIDSQRRQIYTLGRYLDSSVRNSKSLKSDFYRYDVDANTWTLLSEDTSADGGPKLVFDHQMCMDSEKHMIYTFGGRILMCNGSVEDSRTSEPQFSGLYAFHCQAGTWSLLREDSCNAGPEDVQSRIGHCMLFHTRNRCLYVFGGQRSKTYLNDFFSYDVDGDHVEIISDGTKKDSGMVPMTGFTQRATIDPELNEIHVLSGLSKDKDKREENVRNSFWIYDIARNNWSCVYKNDQAVKENPSKALQEEEPCPRFAHQLVYDEMHKVHYLFGGNPGKSCSPKMRLDDFWSLKLCRPSKEYLLRHCRYLIRKYRFEEKAQSEPLNALKYLQNDLSLTVDHTNPDETKEFQLLPSALFKSSSDFIPLGFSDVDQTYAQRTQLFDTLVNFFPDSMTPPKGNLVDLITL; from the exons ATGGCGGTCGTTCCAGAGAACAGAGTCCTCTCCTTCAGTGTTTTTAAATGGAGCTCTTATTCCTCCACATATTTACCAGA AAACATCTTGATGGACAAACCCAATGACCAGTCCTCCAGGTGGTCGTCTGAGAGCAACTACCCTCCACAG TACTTAATGTTGAAAATGGAAAGGCCAGCGATCGTTCAAAGCATCACCTTTGGGAAGTATGAGAAGACTCACGTGTGCAACCTGAAGAAGTTCAAAGTGTTTGGTGGGATGAGTGAAGAGAACATGACAGAACTCCTGTCCAG TGGCCTGAAGAATGACTACAACAAGGAGACCTTCACCTTGAAACACAAGATCGACGAACAGATGTTTCCCTGCAGATTTGTTAAAATAG tgCCTCTGATGTCTTGGGGGCCCAGTTTTAACTTCAGTATCTGGTACATTGAGCTGCATGGCATAGAGGAACCTGACGTAGTGCAGCCCTGCCTTAACTGGTACAGCAAG TACCGGGAACAGGAAGCGATCCGCCTGTGCCTGAAGCACTTCCGGCAGCATAACTACACAGAAGCCTTTGAGTCGCTGCAGAAGAAGACACGCATCGCGTTGGAACACCAAATGCTGACACACCTCCACGACCGCCTGGTACTCCGTGGAGACTTTGATGCCTGTGAGGAGCTCATCGACAAAGCTGTCAAAG ACGGTTTGTTTAACCAGTACATCAGCCAGCAAGAGTACAAGCCAAGATGGAGTCAGATCATCCCCAAGAGTAACAAAGGTACAACCGCCCAAGAGCCAAGCCCAGATGACATGAACA GTAATGAGGATGACAACAGACCAGGGATGAGGGGAGGTCATCAGATGGTCATCGACGTTCAGACAG AGACGGTGTATCTTTTTGGGGGCTGGGACGGCACACAGGACCTGGCTGACTTCTGGGCCTACAGTGTTCAGGAGAACCAGTGGGTCTGCATCtccagagacacagagaaggag AGTGGTCCCAGTGCGCGGTCCTGTCACAAGATGTGCATCGACAGTCAGCGGCGGCAGATCTACACACTCGGCCGCTACCTAGACTCCAGCGTCAGGAACAGCAAGTCTCTGAAGAGTGACTTCTATCGATACGACGTCGACGCCAACACCTGGACACTACTCAGCGAGGACACGTCAGCCGACGGCGGGCCCAAGCTCGTCTTTGACCACCAG ATGTGTATGGACTCGGAGAAGCACATGATCTATACGTTTGGTGGTCGGATTCTGATGTGTAACGGCAGTGTGGAGGACAGCAGGACGTCCGAGCCCCAGTTCAGCGGGCTGTATGCCTTCCACTGCCAGGCCGGAACCTGGAGCCTGCTCAGGGAAGACTCCTGCAACGCTGGGCCTGAGGATGTCCAGTCACGCATTGGACACTGCATGCTCTTCCACACT aGAAATCGTTGTCTGTATGTGTtcggaggtcagaggtcaaagacGTACCTGAATGACTTCTTCAGCTATGACGTGGACGGAGACCATGTGGAGATCATCTCAGACGGAACCAAGAAGGACTCCGGCATGG TGCCGATGACGGGCTTCACCCAGAGGGCCACCATAGACCCCGAGCTGAATGAGATCCACGTCCTGTCTGGCCTCAGCAAGGACAAGGACAAACGAGAGGAGAACGTCCGTAACTCCTTCTGGATCTATGACATCGCACGCAACAACTG GTCGTGTGTGTATAAGAATGACCAGGCGGTGAAGGAGAACCCCAGTAAGGCTCTGCAGGAGGAGGAGCCCTGTCCACGCTTCGCACACCAGCTGGTCTACGACGAAATGCacaag GTGCACTACCTGTTTGGAGGGAACCCAGGGAAGTCGTGCTCTCCTAAGATGCGTCTGGATGACTTCTGGTCCCTCAAGCTGTGTCGCCCCTCCAAGGAGTACCTGCTCCGACACTGCAGATACCTAATCAGGAAGTACAG gttTGAAGAGAAGGCCCAGTCGGAGCCTCTGAATGCTCTGAAGTACCTGCAGAACGACCTCTCTCTGACCGTGGACCACACCAACCCTGACGAGACCAAAGAG TTCCAGCTCCTGCCCTCGGCTCTCTTCAAGTCCAGCTCTGACTTCATCCCTCTGG gtTTCTCAGACGTGGACCAGACGTATGCCCAGCGCACGCAGCTCTTCGACACGCTCGTCAACTTCTTCCCGGACAGCATGACCCCGCCCAAGGGTAACCTCGTTGACCTCATCACACTCTAG